From Clostridium cylindrosporum DSM 605, the proteins below share one genomic window:
- the metG gene encoding methionine--tRNA ligase gives MTKKPFYITTPIYYPSDKLHIGNTYSTVIADAIARYKRLAGYDVMFLTGTDEHGQKIQRKAEDKGVTPKEYVDEIVAGIQDLWKVMNISNDKFIRTTDDYHIAAVQKIFKKLYDQGDIYKGHYEGKYCTPCETFFTETQLVDGKCPDCGRDVEEAKEEAYFFKLSKYQDRLLKHIEENPGFIEPVSRQNEMINNFIKPGLEDLCVSRTTFNWGIPVTFDTDHVVYVWIDALSNYITALGYSSENEEMLEKFWPADVHIVGKDIIRFHTIIWPSLLMALDMPLPKKVYGHGWLLVDGGKMSKSKGNVVDPILLSEHFSVDAVRYYLLREVSFGSDGQYTSENFIKRTNSDLANDLGNLVSRTLQMIVKYFDGNISKGLIEDEFDEALKSFAEETVNNVDKFMDNLKVNDAVESVMKLVARANKYIDETAPWVLAKDEANSERLKGVLYNLTEAIRFISTLISPFLPDTAVKINSQFKFEENILTLDSIKVFGDIDFNLSIERGEVMFPRIDVEKKLEELDKIREEMLKAQGVEKREIIPIKEEITIDDFSKIDLRVVKVLECEKVKKADKLLKLTVELGGETRTIVSGIAKHYAPEDIIGKKVILVANLKPAKLRGIESHGMILAASTDDDSILEIPMINKDIPSGSQVR, from the coding sequence ATGACAAAGAAACCTTTTTACATTACTACTCCTATATATTATCCAAGTGATAAACTACATATAGGAAATACATATTCAACAGTTATTGCAGATGCAATTGCTAGATACAAAAGACTTGCAGGATACGATGTTATGTTCTTAACTGGAACAGATGAGCATGGTCAAAAGATTCAAAGAAAAGCAGAGGATAAAGGGGTAACTCCTAAGGAATACGTAGACGAGATAGTAGCTGGTATTCAAGACCTTTGGAAGGTAATGAATATATCTAATGACAAGTTCATAAGAACAACTGATGATTATCATATAGCAGCAGTTCAAAAGATATTCAAAAAACTTTATGATCAAGGTGATATATACAAGGGGCATTATGAAGGAAAGTATTGTACACCTTGTGAAACTTTCTTCACAGAAACACAATTAGTAGATGGAAAATGTCCAGACTGTGGAAGAGATGTTGAAGAGGCTAAGGAAGAAGCATACTTCTTTAAGCTATCTAAATACCAAGATAGACTACTTAAGCATATAGAAGAAAACCCAGGGTTCATAGAACCAGTTAGTAGACAAAACGAAATGATAAACAACTTCATAAAGCCAGGACTTGAGGATTTATGTGTATCAAGAACTACATTTAACTGGGGAATTCCTGTAACATTTGATACTGACCACGTTGTATATGTTTGGATAGATGCACTTTCAAACTACATAACAGCACTTGGGTATAGTTCAGAAAATGAAGAAATGCTAGAAAAGTTCTGGCCAGCAGATGTTCACATAGTAGGAAAAGATATTATAAGATTCCATACTATTATATGGCCATCTCTATTAATGGCACTAGACATGCCACTACCTAAAAAGGTATATGGACATGGTTGGCTATTAGTTGACGGTGGAAAAATGTCAAAGTCAAAGGGTAATGTAGTAGACCCAATTCTACTTTCAGAGCACTTCTCAGTAGACGCTGTTAGATACTACCTACTTCGTGAAGTATCATTTGGAAGTGACGGACAATACACAAGTGAAAACTTCATAAAGAGAACAAACTCAGACCTTGCAAATGACCTTGGAAACCTTGTTTCAAGAACACTTCAAATGATAGTAAAATACTTTGATGGTAATATCTCAAAGGGACTTATTGAAGATGAATTTGATGAAGCTTTAAAGAGTTTTGCAGAGGAAACTGTTAATAATGTGGATAAGTTCATGGACAATTTAAAGGTTAATGATGCTGTTGAATCAGTTATGAAGCTTGTAGCTAGAGCGAACAAGTATATAGATGAAACTGCACCATGGGTACTAGCGAAGGATGAAGCAAATAGTGAAAGACTAAAGGGTGTACTATACAACCTAACTGAAGCTATAAGATTTATAAGCACACTTATATCACCATTCCTTCCAGACACAGCAGTTAAGATAAACTCACAGTTCAAGTTTGAAGAAAATATTCTTACACTAGACAGCATAAAAGTATTCGGGGATATAGACTTTAACCTAAGCATTGAAAGAGGAGAAGTAATGTTCCCAAGAATAGACGTAGAAAAGAAGCTAGAAGAACTAGACAAGATAAGAGAAGAAATGCTAAAGGCTCAAGGAGTAGAAAAGAGAGAAATAATCCCTATAAAAGAAGAGATAACAATAGATGACTTCTCAAAGATAGACCTTAGAGTAGTAAAGGTACTAGAGTGCGAAAAGGTAAAGAAAGCTGATAAGCTACTTAAGCTAACAGTGGAACTAGGAGGAGAAACTCGTACAATAGTTTCAGGAATAGCTAAGCACTATGCACCAGAGGACATAATAGGTAAAAAGGTTATACTAGTAGCTAACCTAAAGCCAGCAAAACTACGTGGAATAGAATCACATGGAATGATACTTGCAGCATCAACAGATGATGATTCAATACTAGAAATTCCAATGATAAATAAGGATATTCCATCAGGAAGCCAAGTAAGATAG
- a CDS encoding methyl-accepting chemotaxis protein — translation MLKIQFKSLSRQMLLSIILLITIVCLGIAIISNIISKNAIIKTVNTDLPEIADQASKTIEAEINQQLKVLELFSLNPTLGDEKAPINIKMELLNKEKTRSGHLDMAIVDAAGNGINTSGDTFNSKGQIGYEKAISGTPNVSDPLISKANGKLIVIYSVPIIKNGSLVGVLQSVRSGDALSAYTSSINLGKTGKAYIISKDGTLIASENKDLVMSQSNNIKNSEKDSSLKEIADIEKEMVSGKKSAAKYKSNGVEHYIGYSPIKSAGWSLGIDVESSEVLASITTLTKSIVVVSILFIIIGAAIAYLISKSITKPINNSVSELETIANGDLTGEISDKLLSRKDEIGSMVKAINTMKESILHMLHDVEGSSSSIDQQINTIHGISQELASSSEDITVATNDVAKGNTEQAGDLVDITSIIEDFSNKLSDMIDLIKNVDTSTVDIKNMADNSSIDMDNLVISIKNVNEVFRDLIIKTKNVEENILKINTITNLINQISDQTNLLALNAAIEAARAGEAGRGFSVVADEIRKLAEQSKTSSVNISSLIEQISTDTERMANATDIVNTELSAQEENIYTAIESFKTITQAVDDITPKMHEANKSIAHLNESKEVILSKVEGASAIAEEVSASSEEIAASTADMGTSAKNIEDSLALLSDMSQKLMNNVTKFKIN, via the coding sequence ATGCTAAAAATTCAATTTAAAAGTTTAAGTAGACAAATGCTGTTAAGTATAATTCTACTGATAACTATAGTATGTTTAGGTATAGCTATAATTTCAAATATAATATCTAAAAATGCTATTATAAAAACAGTAAATACTGATCTACCTGAAATAGCAGATCAAGCTTCAAAAACTATAGAAGCTGAGATAAACCAACAACTTAAAGTATTAGAACTATTTTCTCTGAATCCTACTTTAGGTGATGAAAAGGCTCCTATAAACATTAAAATGGAGCTACTAAACAAAGAAAAAACTAGAAGTGGACATTTAGATATGGCTATAGTAGATGCTGCTGGTAATGGCATTAATACTAGTGGTGACACTTTTAATTCTAAGGGTCAAATAGGATATGAAAAGGCAATATCAGGTACACCTAACGTTTCTGATCCTTTAATTAGTAAAGCTAATGGTAAACTCATAGTTATATATTCTGTTCCTATAATAAAAAATGGTTCCTTAGTAGGGGTTTTACAATCAGTTAGAAGCGGTGATGCATTAAGTGCTTATACAAGTTCTATTAATCTCGGAAAAACAGGTAAAGCATATATTATAAGTAAGGATGGTACATTAATTGCAAGTGAAAATAAGGATCTTGTAATGTCTCAAAGCAATAACATAAAAAATTCTGAGAAGGATTCATCTCTAAAGGAAATTGCAGATATTGAAAAAGAAATGGTTTCAGGAAAAAAATCCGCTGCTAAATACAAGTCTAATGGAGTTGAACACTATATAGGTTATTCTCCTATAAAAAGTGCAGGTTGGTCACTTGGAATAGATGTTGAGTCAAGTGAGGTTCTAGCTTCAATTACTACACTAACAAAAAGTATAGTAGTTGTGTCCATTTTATTTATCATAATCGGTGCTGCAATTGCATATTTAATTTCAAAGTCTATTACAAAACCTATTAATAATTCTGTAAGTGAACTTGAGACTATTGCAAACGGAGACTTAACTGGAGAGATATCAGATAAGCTTCTTTCTAGAAAAGATGAAATAGGAAGTATGGTTAAGGCTATAAACACTATGAAGGAATCAATTTTACACATGTTACATGATGTAGAAGGCAGCTCATCAAGCATAGATCAACAAATAAACACTATCCATGGAATCTCCCAGGAATTAGCTTCATCAAGTGAAGATATAACTGTTGCAACAAATGATGTTGCTAAGGGAAATACAGAACAAGCAGGTGATCTTGTTGACATAACCTCTATAATTGAAGACTTTAGCAATAAACTAAGTGATATGATCGACCTTATAAAAAATGTTGATACTAGTACCGTAGATATTAAAAATATGGCCGATAATAGTAGTATAGACATGGATAATCTCGTAATATCTATAAAAAATGTTAATGAGGTATTTAGGGACCTCATTATAAAAACGAAAAACGTCGAAGAAAACATTCTAAAAATTAACACAATCACTAATCTAATAAATCAAATTTCAGATCAAACTAACTTATTAGCACTTAACGCAGCAATCGAAGCAGCAAGAGCTGGAGAAGCTGGTAGAGGATTTTCAGTGGTAGCCGACGAAATAAGGAAGCTAGCTGAACAAAGTAAAACCTCATCGGTTAATATTTCAAGCTTAATCGAACAAATTTCCACAGATACAGAGCGTATGGCAAATGCTACTGATATAGTAAATACAGAACTTAGCGCTCAGGAAGAGAATATATACACAGCTATAGAATCCTTTAAGACTATTACACAGGCTGTAGACGATATTACTCCTAAAATGCATGAAGCTAACAAATCAATAGCGCACTTAAACGAAAGTAAAGAAGTAATTCTATCTAAGGTAGAAGGCGCATCTGCAATTGCTGAGGAAGTATCAGCATCCTCTGAGGAAATAGCAGCTTCTACTGCGGACATGGGTACATCAGCTAAAAATATTGAAGATTCACTTGCATTATTATCAGATATGAGCCAAAAATTAATGAACAATGTAACAAAATTTAAGATTAATTAA